TTGCTCGTAGCGGTACACCATTCCGGGCAGAATCACGCGAATCGGGTTGGGCACCATTTCCCGCATGACGTGGATTTGGCCGGGCGAGGTGTGGGTTCGCAAAATCACGCCGGGCGTGGTGGTGTGGAAGGTGTCCCACATATCCCGCGCGGGGTGATGCGGCGGCATGTTCAGCAACTCGAAATTCGTCAGATCATCTTCCACTTCACGCGAGCGATAGACCTGGAATCCCATATCCGCAAATACGCTGTAAATGTTCCGCAGCACACGACTTGCGATGTGTGGCCGGCCCAATGGACCGCGTCGGCCTGGTAACGTCACATCCAGCGGGTTGGCGTTCAGACTCGCCAAAAGCGCGGCTTCTTTGACGGTCGCCAACGATTGTTCGTATGCCTGACTCAGTGCTTCTTTGACCCGATTGGCCTCTTGCCCGTAACCTTTTCGTTCCGGCGGCGGAAGGGTCGCCACTTTTTTGGTCGCTGCGGGCACTTCGCCGGTGGGACCGAAATAGCGAGTATTCCAGGCTTTGAGAGCGGGTTCGTCGGTACTGGCGTGGAGATCGGCCAAACCGCGTTGGAGCAGCGCCGCCAGATCCGGATTGGAGATGGTCAGTTCAGCGGTCATGCGTGGGTGTCCGAGAACAGAGGACTACGGCGTATCGGCAGCCGGAATCCAACTTGAGAGACAAAACGACCGCCGATGAGCGAACGAACGCGGCATCGGCGGTACGCAGTTTTCAGAGTCGAGCGAAACGCCCGAGGTTCGCTTATTTGAGACCTGCGGGGAGGTTCGCCTTGGCGATTTCGACCAGCTTATCGAAGGTTTCCGGATCGTGGATGGCGATTTCGGAAAGGCTCTTGCGATTCAGGATGATCATCGCGTTGGTCAGTCCGGCGATGAAGGCGCTGTAGCGCATTCCACGAGCGCGGCAAGCCGCGTTGATGCGGACGATCCAGAGTCGGCGGAAATCACGCTTACGGACGCGACGATCGCGGAAGGCGTAAACGCGGGAGCGAATGAGGGTAACAATCGCTTGCCGAAAGAGATTATGGCGGCTCAACCGAAAGCCTTTGGTCAGCTTCCGGGTCCGCTTGCGGCGAGCAGCCAGGGTCTTGCCGCTTCCTGCACGTACCATGAATGAAACTCCTCGAAATCAATCAGGCAGATGGCCCGAGTCGGCTGGGGTAGGTCCAGCACACCAGCTCGCGAATCAGGCTCCACCCATCGCGAGGACAATCTTCTTGGCCACGATATCATTGCGCACGGCGGGTTGGCCGAGTTGGCGTTTCCGCTTGCTGGTTCGACCGGCGAGAAGGTGGCGACGATTCACATGCCCGTGCTTAATTTTGCCCGTGGCGGTAATCCGGAATCGCTTTTTCAAGCTTCTGTTTGTTTTATTCTTCTTGGCCATGGCATCCGCTTCCGTTTCCCGCAGTCCGGTATGGGTGCTTCCCAGTCATTCGGGAAGTACGGGTGAATCGATGAAACGAACGGAACCCAAAGGAACATTCCCCATGGGT
This DNA window, taken from Tuwongella immobilis, encodes the following:
- the pheS gene encoding phenylalanine--tRNA ligase subunit alpha gives rise to the protein MTAELTISNPDLAALLQRGLADLHASTDEPALKAWNTRYFGPTGEVPAATKKVATLPPPERKGYGQEANRVKEALSQAYEQSLATVKEAALLASLNANPLDVTLPGRRGPLGRPHIASRVLRNIYSVFADMGFQVYRSREVEDDLTNFELLNMPPHHPARDMWDTFHTTTPGVILRTHTSPGQIHVMREMVPNPIRVILPGMVYRYEQVTTRSEMQFHQVEGLVVGEGITMADLKGTITSFARRMFGQERQIRIRSSYFPFTEPSIEVDIDWPKEDPNADRLTKGTGWLEIMGAGMIHPTVLRNGGYDPDRVSGFAFGMGPQRITMLQYAIDDIRQFWSNDLRFLRQF
- the rplT gene encoding 50S ribosomal protein L20 is translated as MVRAGSGKTLAARRKRTRKLTKGFRLSRHNLFRQAIVTLIRSRVYAFRDRRVRKRDFRRLWIVRINAACRARGMRYSAFIAGLTNAMIILNRKSLSEIAIHDPETFDKLVEIAKANLPAGLK